In a single window of the Motilibacter aurantiacus genome:
- the glgB gene encoding 1,4-alpha-glucan branching protein GlgB, which translates to MSATPTPTPVSREELDRLVGGAHHDPHSILGGHPGNGGVTVRVLRPWARGISVVTADGSYEMQHEHRGVWAAVLPGTEVPDYRLDVTYDEGGPQRVDDGYRFWPTLGQVDLHLVGEGRHEQLWTVLGSHCRTYDSPLGQTQGVSFAVWAPNAQGVRVVGEFNGWDGTASPMRSLGSSGVWEVFLPGIWNGARYKYEILGRDGVWRQKADPLAFHTEVPPATASVVWTGSYEWNDGDWLARRAQSSVHTSPMSTYEVHLGSWRQGLSYRELAEELTAYVKEMGFTHVELMPVAEHPFGGSWGYQVSSYFAPTSRFGNPDEFRYLVDRLHQAGIGVIVDWVPGHFPKDDWALGRFDGTPLYEHPDPRRGEQLDWGTYIFDFGRNEVRNFLVANALYWLEEMHVDGLRVDAVASMLYLDYSRKEGEWLPNEYGGRENLDAVRFLQETTATAYRRNPGTVVIAEESTAWPGVTQPTYAGGLGFGFKWNMGWMHDSLSYMHQEPIYRQYHHNEMTFSMVYAYSESFVLPISHDEVVYGKGSLLRKMPGDRWQQLANVRAYLAFMWAHPGKQLLFMGQEFAQESEWSEARSLDWWLTDNPDHRGVQTLVRDLNRLYAQIPALHELDNDPKGFRWIDANDAAGNTLSFLRYDSQGRPVAVVCNFSPVPHESFRIGLPSSGRWEEILNTDADVYAGSGVGNAGAVEAVDEPWHGLPASAQLRVPPLGTVWLRLP; encoded by the coding sequence GTGAGCGCGACCCCGACCCCCACCCCGGTGAGCCGAGAGGAGCTGGACCGGCTCGTCGGCGGCGCCCACCACGACCCGCACAGCATCCTCGGGGGCCACCCGGGCAACGGAGGCGTGACGGTCCGTGTGCTGCGGCCCTGGGCCCGCGGCATCTCGGTGGTGACCGCCGACGGGTCCTACGAGATGCAGCACGAGCACCGCGGGGTCTGGGCGGCCGTGCTGCCGGGCACCGAGGTCCCGGACTACCGGCTCGACGTGACGTACGACGAGGGCGGGCCGCAGCGCGTCGACGACGGCTACCGCTTCTGGCCGACGCTCGGCCAGGTCGACCTGCACCTGGTCGGCGAGGGCCGCCACGAGCAGCTCTGGACCGTCCTCGGCTCGCACTGCCGGACGTACGACTCCCCACTGGGCCAGACGCAGGGCGTCTCGTTCGCCGTGTGGGCGCCGAACGCGCAGGGTGTGCGCGTCGTCGGCGAGTTCAACGGCTGGGACGGCACCGCCTCCCCCATGCGCTCGCTCGGGTCGTCCGGGGTCTGGGAGGTCTTCCTTCCCGGCATCTGGAACGGCGCGCGGTACAAGTACGAGATCCTCGGCCGCGACGGCGTGTGGCGGCAGAAGGCCGACCCGCTCGCCTTCCACACCGAGGTGCCGCCGGCGACCGCATCGGTGGTCTGGACCGGCAGCTACGAGTGGAACGACGGCGACTGGCTGGCCCGGCGCGCACAGTCCTCCGTCCACACCTCCCCCATGAGCACGTACGAGGTCCACCTCGGTTCCTGGCGGCAGGGGCTGTCCTACCGGGAGCTGGCCGAGGAGCTCACCGCCTACGTCAAGGAGATGGGCTTCACGCACGTGGAGCTCATGCCCGTCGCCGAGCACCCCTTCGGCGGCTCGTGGGGCTACCAGGTCTCCTCGTACTTCGCCCCCACGTCCCGGTTCGGCAACCCCGACGAGTTCCGCTACCTCGTCGACCGCTTGCACCAGGCCGGGATCGGGGTCATCGTCGACTGGGTGCCCGGCCACTTCCCGAAGGACGACTGGGCGTTGGGGCGCTTCGACGGCACCCCGCTCTACGAGCACCCGGACCCGCGCCGCGGCGAGCAGCTGGACTGGGGCACCTACATCTTCGACTTCGGGCGCAACGAGGTCCGCAACTTCCTCGTCGCGAACGCGCTCTACTGGCTCGAGGAGATGCACGTCGACGGCCTGCGGGTCGACGCGGTCGCCTCGATGCTCTACCTGGACTACTCGCGCAAGGAGGGCGAGTGGCTGCCGAACGAGTACGGCGGCCGCGAGAACCTCGACGCGGTGCGCTTCCTGCAGGAGACGACCGCGACGGCGTACCGCCGGAACCCGGGCACCGTCGTCATCGCCGAGGAGTCCACGGCGTGGCCGGGCGTCACGCAGCCGACGTACGCCGGCGGCCTCGGCTTCGGCTTCAAGTGGAACATGGGCTGGATGCACGACTCGCTGTCGTACATGCACCAGGAGCCGATCTACCGCCAGTACCACCACAACGAGATGACGTTCTCGATGGTGTACGCGTACTCCGAGTCCTTCGTGCTGCCCATCAGCCACGACGAGGTCGTGTACGGCAAGGGCTCCTTGCTGCGCAAGATGCCCGGTGACCGGTGGCAGCAGCTCGCGAACGTGCGGGCCTACCTCGCCTTCATGTGGGCCCACCCCGGCAAGCAGCTGCTGTTCATGGGGCAGGAGTTCGCCCAGGAGTCCGAGTGGTCCGAGGCGCGCAGCCTGGACTGGTGGCTCACGGACAACCCCGACCACCGCGGCGTGCAGACCCTCGTGCGCGACCTCAACCGGCTGTACGCGCAGATCCCCGCGCTGCACGAGCTGGACAACGACCCCAAGGGCTTCCGCTGGATCGACGCGAACGACGCGGCCGGCAACACGCTCTCGTTCCTGCGCTACGACTCCCAGGGGCGCCCGGTCGCGGTCGTCTGCAACTTCTCCCCGGTCCCGCACGAGTCCTTCCGCATCGGCCTGCCCTCCTCCGGCCGCTGGGAGGAGATCCTCAACACCGACGCCGACGTGTACGCCGGCAGCGGGGTCGGCAACGCCGGCGCCGTCGAGGCGGTCGACGAGCCGTGGCACGGCCTGCCCGCCTCCGCGCAGCTGCGGGTCCCGCCGCTCGGGACGGTATGGTTGCGGCTCCCATGA
- the treS gene encoding maltose alpha-D-glucosyltransferase, whose amino-acid sequence MTDIAIEQYSGKPDNERDPYWYKRAVFYEVLVRAFNDGNGDGSGDLAGLTEKLDYLQWLGVDCLWLPPFFASPLRDGGYDVADYTDVHPDFGTIGDFVGFVDAAHERGMRVIIDFVMNHTSDQHPWFQASRSDPDGPYGDFYVWSDTDQLYQDARIIFVDTETSNWTFDPVRKQYFWHRFFSHQPDLNFDNPRVQEAVVEALRFWLDLGVDGFRLDAVPYLYEREGTNGENLPETHEFLKRIRAEVDRLYPDRVLLCEANQWPADVVEYFGDDDECHMAFHFPVMPRLFMGVRRESRYPISEIMAQTPEIPKNCQWGIFLRNHDELTLEMVTDEERDYMWGEYAKDPRMKANIGIRRRLAPLLDNDRNQLELFTALLLALPGSPVLYYGDEIGMGDNIWLGDRDGVRTPMQWTPDRNAGFSKANPGQLYLPIIMDPVYGYQVTNVEAQMSASTSLLHWTRRMIAVRKQNPAFGLGTFTDLGGTNGSVLSFMREFGDDVVLCVNNLSRFPQPVELDLRKWEGWRPIELLGGVSFPAIGDLPYFLTMPGHGFFWFRLAKPEEGL is encoded by the coding sequence GTGACCGATATCGCCATCGAGCAGTACAGCGGCAAGCCGGACAACGAGCGCGACCCTTACTGGTACAAGCGCGCCGTCTTCTACGAGGTGCTGGTCCGGGCATTCAACGACGGCAACGGGGACGGCAGCGGGGACCTGGCCGGCCTCACCGAGAAGCTGGACTACCTGCAGTGGCTCGGCGTGGACTGCCTGTGGCTGCCGCCGTTCTTCGCCTCGCCGCTGCGCGACGGCGGCTACGACGTGGCCGACTACACCGACGTGCACCCGGACTTCGGCACCATCGGCGACTTCGTCGGGTTCGTCGACGCCGCGCACGAGCGCGGCATGCGCGTGATCATCGACTTCGTCATGAACCACACCTCGGACCAGCACCCCTGGTTCCAGGCCTCGCGCAGCGACCCGGACGGGCCGTACGGCGACTTCTACGTGTGGTCCGACACCGACCAGCTGTACCAGGACGCGCGCATCATCTTCGTGGACACGGAGACGTCGAACTGGACGTTCGACCCGGTGCGCAAGCAGTACTTCTGGCACCGGTTCTTCTCCCACCAGCCGGACCTGAACTTCGACAACCCGCGGGTGCAGGAAGCCGTGGTCGAGGCCCTGCGCTTCTGGCTGGACCTCGGCGTCGACGGGTTCCGGCTGGACGCGGTGCCCTACCTCTACGAGCGCGAGGGCACCAACGGCGAGAACCTGCCGGAGACCCACGAGTTCCTCAAGCGGATCCGCGCGGAGGTCGACCGGCTCTACCCGGACCGGGTGCTGCTCTGCGAGGCGAACCAGTGGCCGGCCGACGTCGTCGAGTACTTCGGCGACGACGACGAGTGCCACATGGCGTTCCACTTCCCGGTCATGCCGCGGCTGTTCATGGGGGTGCGCCGCGAGTCCCGCTACCCCATCTCCGAGATCATGGCGCAGACGCCGGAGATCCCGAAGAACTGCCAGTGGGGCATCTTCCTGCGCAACCACGACGAGCTGACGCTCGAGATGGTGACCGACGAAGAGCGCGACTACATGTGGGGCGAGTACGCCAAGGACCCCCGCATGAAGGCGAACATCGGCATCCGCCGCCGCCTCGCACCCCTGCTCGACAACGACCGCAACCAGCTCGAGCTGTTCACCGCCCTGCTGCTCGCCCTGCCCGGCTCCCCCGTCCTGTACTACGGCGACGAGATCGGCATGGGCGACAACATCTGGCTCGGTGACCGCGACGGGGTGCGGACGCCGATGCAGTGGACCCCGGACCGCAACGCCGGCTTCTCCAAGGCCAACCCGGGCCAGCTCTACCTGCCGATCATCATGGACCCGGTCTACGGCTACCAGGTGACGAACGTCGAGGCGCAGATGTCGGCGTCCACGTCGCTGCTGCACTGGACCCGCCGCATGATCGCGGTGCGCAAGCAGAACCCGGCGTTCGGCCTCGGGACGTTCACGGACCTCGGCGGCACGAACGGCTCGGTGCTCTCGTTCATGCGGGAGTTCGGCGACGACGTCGTGCTCTGCGTCAACAACCTCTCCCGCTTCCCGCAGCCGGTCGAGCTGGACCTGCGCAAGTGGGAGGGGTGGCGCCCGATCGAGCTGCTCGGCGGCGTCTCGTTCCCCGCCATCGGCGACCTGCCGTACTTCCTGACGATGCCGGGCCACGGCTTCTTCTGGTTCCGGCTGGCCAAGCCCGAGGAGGGCCTGTGA
- a CDS encoding NYN domain-containing protein, producing MSPSDGPQPTNGREAGASSRLPLDLLVWDAPNIDMTLAQVTGTRPGPESRPRFDAVGRWLVRAAGDRDVEATVFANVPPQNAVNMRGWVETLRAFGFAVFARPKLAPSDDVDESMLDHIATRAVERRLTRLVVASGDGRNFREPLEDLARDGVEVVVLSFAEIAGYAQESDLLTFVDLEDVPGVFTVPLPRTRLDALPPEGAWLAPTGSLRDL from the coding sequence ATGAGCCCTTCCGACGGACCACAGCCGACGAACGGGCGGGAGGCCGGCGCCAGCAGCCGCCTCCCGCTCGACCTGCTGGTGTGGGACGCCCCGAACATCGACATGACCCTCGCGCAGGTCACGGGCACCCGGCCCGGCCCGGAGTCGCGCCCCCGCTTCGACGCGGTCGGCCGCTGGCTGGTGCGCGCCGCCGGGGACCGTGACGTCGAGGCCACGGTCTTCGCCAACGTGCCGCCGCAGAACGCGGTCAACATGCGCGGCTGGGTCGAGACGCTGCGCGCCTTCGGCTTCGCCGTCTTCGCCCGCCCCAAGCTCGCGCCGTCCGACGACGTCGACGAGTCGATGCTGGACCACATCGCCACCCGCGCGGTGGAGCGCCGCCTCACCCGCCTCGTGGTCGCGTCGGGGGACGGCCGCAACTTCCGCGAGCCGCTCGAGGACCTCGCCCGCGACGGCGTCGAGGTCGTCGTGCTGTCGTTCGCCGAGATCGCGGGCTACGCGCAGGAGTCGGACCTGCTGACGTTCGTGGACCTCGAGGACGTCCCCGGGGTCTTCACGGTGCCGCTGCCGCGCACGCGGCTGGACGCCCTGCCGCCCGAGGGCGCCTGGCTCGCCCCCACCGGCAGCCTGCGCGACCTGTAG
- a CDS encoding cellulase family glycosylhydrolase, with protein sequence MPRHRTTLAAAVTVAAVTLGGLHAVPAAAADVDLTVAGAGLHGSVQPASTVHVDVEAARQVEQLTYLVAGRVVATAPVTPSAAGSHGSAPVDLRAYAGTTVTLQARLSRNGKVREDVSTTFTVRPAAAPVPTVPPAPAPAPTPATGRVSVCGTSFCLDGRRWAMRAGSVYGMLDRPVEAAGLAVAAGLNTIRVTDFLEGTAADAAAAEERWWLRVDRLVAAARQAGLRVLLDLSVYRNLLARQGVNPYTKDWGQLLRTVARRTNTVTRVRYADDPTIALIALAGEAEPPKGSPAPTVPTTAQLTAFFARSLAQWHEAAPATLASTGGFLQLDWDSGIDWRSIMALPHNAACSLHVYSTGDLDTTVPAVASYCRALGKPWIAEEFGQESSGGDASRAAHFTKLLSAFAERSAAGFGIWNLGYGAGRTFDVNPSTPLTLAAVRSAAV encoded by the coding sequence ATGCCCAGGCACCGCACCACACTCGCGGCCGCCGTCACGGTGGCCGCGGTGACCCTCGGCGGGCTCCACGCCGTCCCTGCCGCGGCCGCGGACGTCGACCTCACGGTGGCCGGGGCCGGCCTGCACGGCTCGGTTCAGCCGGCCTCGACCGTGCACGTCGACGTCGAGGCCGCGCGGCAGGTCGAGCAGCTCACCTACCTCGTCGCGGGCCGGGTGGTCGCCACCGCACCGGTGACACCGAGCGCGGCGGGCTCCCACGGCTCCGCCCCGGTCGACCTGCGCGCGTACGCGGGGACCACGGTGACGCTGCAGGCACGGCTCTCGCGCAACGGCAAGGTCCGCGAGGACGTCAGCACGACCTTCACCGTCCGCCCGGCCGCGGCCCCCGTCCCGACCGTCCCGCCCGCGCCGGCGCCTGCCCCCACCCCGGCTACCGGCCGGGTGTCGGTCTGCGGCACGAGCTTCTGCCTCGACGGCCGCCGCTGGGCGATGCGCGCGGGATCGGTCTACGGGATGCTCGACCGCCCCGTCGAGGCCGCCGGTCTGGCGGTGGCGGCGGGCCTCAACACCATCCGGGTCACCGACTTCCTGGAGGGCACGGCGGCCGACGCCGCGGCGGCCGAGGAGCGCTGGTGGCTGCGCGTGGACCGGCTCGTGGCCGCGGCGCGGCAGGCCGGGCTGCGCGTCCTGCTCGACCTGTCGGTCTACCGCAACCTGCTGGCCCGCCAGGGCGTCAACCCGTACACCAAGGACTGGGGGCAGCTGCTGCGCACGGTCGCCCGGCGCACGAACACTGTGACCAGGGTGCGCTACGCCGACGACCCCACCATCGCCCTGATCGCCCTGGCCGGGGAGGCCGAGCCGCCGAAGGGCTCGCCGGCGCCGACCGTTCCCACGACCGCTCAGCTGACCGCGTTCTTCGCCCGCAGCCTGGCCCAGTGGCACGAGGCGGCGCCGGCCACGTTGGCCAGCACCGGCGGGTTCCTGCAGCTCGACTGGGACTCCGGCATCGACTGGCGCTCCATCATGGCCCTGCCGCACAACGCCGCCTGCTCGCTGCACGTGTACTCCACGGGCGACCTGGACACGACCGTTCCCGCGGTCGCCTCCTACTGCCGCGCGCTCGGCAAGCCGTGGATCGCCGAGGAGTTCGGCCAGGAGAGCTCGGGCGGCGACGCGTCGCGTGCAGCGCACTTCACGAAGCTGCTGTCGGCCTTCGCCGAGCGGTCGGCAGCCGGCTTCGGCATCTGGAACCTCGGGTACGGCGCCGGCCGCACCTTCGACGTCAACCCGTCGACACCGCTGACCCTCGCCGCCGTCCGCTCCGCGGCCGTCTGA
- a CDS encoding maltokinase N-terminal cap-like domain-containing protein produces MTVSPELISQWMGSARWFGGKGRDWTVTAVAPLAELDAPSGPIRLLVARVEYAGGEVESYQVPLALHEQRVEALDRAYVGEIEEDGRTWYAYDALHDRTATALLLKNLRTGATVGDVTFAPLKGADDIPPEVSSRVLSAEQSNTSLVYDDSAILKVFRKLAPGENPDIEIHEALLGVGCEYIAAPLGHIAGRWEHIPGETVDGSLAMLQEFLATASDGWGLAQSSVRDLFAEADLHADEVGGDFAGESFRLGAATAAVHADLARALPTGTFGPERLQPLASAMKARLEVAVREVPEAAPYAPALTAAYDALAARTEPVPVQRIHGDYHLGQVMRTPTGWRLLDFEGEPAKSLAERRAPDSPVRDVAGMLRSFDYAARHQLIDRPRDPQLEYRAEEWAQRNRSAFCDGYASVAGADPRADAGLLLAYETDKAVYELLYEARNRPSWVRIPLSAIERLSAAAAADAGGAP; encoded by the coding sequence GTGACGGTGAGCCCGGAGCTGATCTCGCAGTGGATGGGGTCCGCGCGCTGGTTCGGCGGCAAGGGCCGCGACTGGACGGTGACGGCGGTCGCCCCGCTGGCCGAGCTCGACGCGCCCAGCGGGCCGATCCGCCTGCTCGTCGCCCGGGTCGAGTACGCGGGAGGCGAGGTCGAGTCGTACCAGGTGCCGCTCGCGCTGCACGAGCAGCGGGTGGAGGCCCTCGACCGCGCCTACGTCGGCGAGATCGAGGAGGACGGCCGGACGTGGTACGCGTACGACGCCCTGCACGACAGGACCGCGACGGCGCTGCTGCTGAAGAACCTGCGCACGGGAGCCACGGTCGGCGACGTGACGTTCGCGCCGCTCAAGGGCGCGGACGACATCCCGCCGGAGGTGAGCTCGCGGGTCCTCTCGGCCGAGCAGTCGAACACCTCCCTGGTCTACGACGACTCGGCCATCCTCAAGGTCTTCCGCAAGCTGGCGCCGGGCGAGAACCCTGACATCGAGATCCATGAAGCGCTTCTCGGTGTCGGCTGCGAGTACATCGCCGCGCCGCTCGGGCACATCGCGGGCCGCTGGGAGCACATCCCCGGCGAGACCGTCGACGGCAGCCTCGCGATGCTGCAGGAGTTCCTCGCGACCGCCAGCGACGGCTGGGGGCTGGCGCAGTCCAGCGTGCGCGACCTGTTCGCCGAGGCCGACCTGCACGCCGACGAGGTCGGCGGGGACTTCGCCGGCGAGTCGTTCCGGCTCGGCGCGGCAACGGCGGCGGTCCACGCCGACCTGGCCCGCGCGCTGCCGACCGGCACGTTCGGGCCGGAGCGGCTGCAGCCGCTGGCGTCGGCGATGAAGGCCCGGCTCGAGGTCGCGGTACGGGAGGTGCCCGAGGCGGCCCCGTACGCGCCGGCGCTGACCGCCGCGTACGACGCGCTCGCCGCGCGCACCGAGCCGGTCCCGGTGCAGCGCATCCACGGCGACTACCACCTCGGCCAGGTCATGCGGACGCCGACGGGCTGGCGGCTGCTCGACTTCGAGGGCGAGCCGGCCAAGAGCCTGGCCGAGCGGCGCGCGCCGGACTCCCCGGTGCGCGACGTCGCCGGGATGCTCCGCTCGTTCGACTACGCCGCCCGGCACCAGCTGATCGACCGGCCGCGCGACCCACAGCTGGAGTACCGAGCCGAGGAGTGGGCGCAGCGCAACCGGTCCGCGTTCTGCGACGGCTACGCCTCGGTCGCGGGGGCGGACCCGCGGGCCGACGCCGGCCTGCTGCTGGCGTACGAGACCGACAAGGCCGTCTACGAGCTGCTGTACGAGGCGCGGAACCGCCCGTCCTGGGTACGGATCCCCTTGTCTGCAATCGAGCGTCTGTCCGCGGCTGCCGCTGCGGACGCTGGAGGAGCACCGTGA
- a CDS encoding alpha-1,4-glucan--maltose-1-phosphate maltosyltransferase, with product MTGRIPISNVQPVVACGRYPAKAVVGERFTVSATVFREGHDAVAANVVLRDADGRKGPWTPMRKLGPGVDVWEAEVVPTSEGRWSYAIEAWSDPYETWHHDAGIKVPAGLDVELMLEEGARLLERAATVPGRSATGKRVLADAAAALRDTGRPVEARYAAATAPEVEATLQELPLRDLVTSTERFPLQVDRERALFSSWYELFPRSEGASMGEDGGPKRSGTFRQAAERLPAIAGMGFDIVYLPPIHPIGFTARKGPNNTLTPAEDDPGVPWAIGSPAGGHDAVHPDLGTIEDFDFFVARTRELGMEVALDLALQASPDHPWVTEHPEWFTTRADGTIAYAENPPKKYQDIYPINFDNDPQGIYNEVLRVVRHWISHGVRVFRVDNPHTKPVNFWEWLLGEVRKTDPDVLFLAEAFTRPAMMQELAKVGFHQSYTYFTWRNTKQELVEYLTELTTQTAHFYRPNFWPNTPDILHAYLQYGGPAAFKIRAVLAATMTPSYGIYSGYELYEHVAVRPGSEEYLDSEKYQYRPRDWAAAERDGRTLTPYLTLLNRLRREHVALQRLRGLRFHETDSDHILAYSKVEKAADGSEDVVLVVVNLDPHSVREDTVHLDMPELGFGWDDHFAVRDEITGETFWWGQHNYVRLDPYREPAHILTVRRV from the coding sequence ATGACCGGACGCATCCCCATCAGCAACGTCCAACCCGTCGTGGCCTGCGGTAGGTACCCGGCCAAGGCGGTTGTGGGCGAGCGGTTCACCGTGTCGGCGACGGTGTTCCGTGAGGGGCACGACGCCGTGGCGGCCAACGTCGTCCTCCGGGACGCGGACGGCCGGAAAGGCCCGTGGACACCGATGCGCAAGCTCGGCCCGGGCGTGGACGTCTGGGAGGCAGAAGTCGTGCCGACCAGCGAGGGTCGCTGGAGCTACGCCATCGAGGCGTGGAGCGACCCCTACGAGACCTGGCATCACGATGCCGGCATCAAGGTGCCGGCAGGGCTCGACGTCGAGCTGATGCTGGAGGAAGGGGCACGGCTGCTCGAGCGAGCCGCGACGGTGCCCGGCCGCTCGGCCACCGGCAAGCGCGTCCTGGCCGACGCCGCCGCGGCCCTGCGGGACACCGGGCGGCCGGTGGAGGCGAGGTACGCCGCGGCGACCGCACCGGAGGTCGAGGCGACGCTGCAGGAGCTGCCGCTGCGCGACCTCGTGACGTCGACCGAGCGCTTCCCGCTCCAGGTCGACCGCGAGCGGGCGCTGTTCAGCAGCTGGTACGAGCTCTTCCCGCGCTCGGAGGGCGCGAGCATGGGCGAGGACGGCGGGCCGAAGCGCTCCGGGACGTTCCGCCAGGCGGCCGAGCGGCTGCCGGCGATCGCGGGCATGGGCTTCGACATCGTCTACCTGCCGCCCATCCACCCGATCGGCTTCACCGCGCGCAAGGGCCCGAACAACACCCTGACCCCGGCCGAGGACGACCCGGGCGTCCCGTGGGCGATCGGCTCCCCCGCCGGCGGGCACGACGCCGTCCACCCGGACCTCGGCACGATCGAGGACTTCGACTTCTTCGTGGCCCGCACCCGCGAGCTCGGGATGGAGGTCGCGCTCGACCTCGCGCTGCAGGCCTCGCCCGACCACCCGTGGGTCACCGAGCACCCGGAGTGGTTCACCACGCGCGCCGACGGCACCATCGCGTACGCGGAGAACCCGCCGAAGAAGTACCAGGACATCTACCCGATCAACTTCGACAACGACCCGCAGGGGATCTACAACGAGGTGCTGCGGGTCGTGCGGCACTGGATCAGCCACGGGGTCCGGGTGTTCCGTGTCGACAACCCGCACACCAAGCCGGTGAACTTCTGGGAGTGGCTGCTCGGCGAGGTCCGCAAGACCGACCCGGACGTGCTCTTCCTGGCCGAGGCCTTCACCCGGCCGGCCATGATGCAGGAGCTGGCCAAGGTCGGCTTCCACCAGAGCTACACGTACTTCACCTGGCGGAACACCAAGCAGGAGCTCGTCGAGTACCTCACCGAGCTCACGACGCAGACCGCGCACTTCTACCGGCCGAACTTCTGGCCCAACACGCCGGACATCCTGCACGCCTACCTGCAGTACGGCGGCCCGGCGGCGTTCAAGATCCGGGCCGTGCTGGCGGCGACCATGACCCCGTCCTACGGGATCTACTCCGGCTACGAGCTCTACGAGCACGTGGCGGTCCGGCCCGGCAGCGAGGAGTACCTCGACTCGGAGAAGTACCAGTACCGCCCGCGGGACTGGGCGGCGGCCGAGCGCGACGGGCGGACGCTGACGCCCTACCTCACCCTGCTGAACCGGCTCCGGCGCGAGCACGTGGCGCTGCAGCGGCTGCGCGGCCTGCGCTTCCACGAGACCGACAGCGACCACATCCTCGCCTACAGCAAGGTCGAGAAGGCCGCGGACGGCTCCGAGGACGTCGTGCTGGTCGTGGTCAACCTCGACCCGCACTCCGTCCGCGAGGACACCGTCCACCTGGACATGCCCGAGCTCGGCTTCGGCTGGGACGACCACTTCGCCGTCCGTGACGAGATCACCGGCGAGACGTTCTGGTGGGGCCAGCACAACTACGTCCGGCTCGACCCCTATCGCGAGCCGGCGCACATCCTGACGGTCCGGAGGGTCTGA